A part of Candidatus Deferrimicrobium borealis genomic DNA contains:
- a CDS encoding AI-2E family transporter, whose protein sequence is MYRRVIAPLVACTLLAFLAYLVYQLAQPFLAAIGVGVVLTVITFPLYERLRRKLGGRDGAAAALMVLLVLLLLVAPAVGLIGALGQQAADVYRWGEKAASQDNPVQRTLDWLAAYRNHPVLGRGVEWILPQIEAFAANAKHTVPEAMKKVIGTVTGMLTSVLANVLQFFLNLILALAAMGIFYVRGESLLDEVAALVPLPRERSRELFSRLGMVTKAVVKGVGLTCMAQGALAGLGFWVAGIPSALLFGVVMAFTGLIPVVGTAIVWVPAVLYLMFTGQASWGVGLLLWCVLVVGNIDNVLRPLLIGGKAGMPLPLLLVGILGGLFAYGLKGLIIGPLTLTVLLFVLEEYHREVPDAEEPLPPVAPGPPPAQG, encoded by the coding sequence ATGTACCGTAGAGTGATCGCCCCGCTCGTCGCCTGCACCCTGCTCGCCTTCCTCGCGTATCTCGTGTACCAGCTCGCCCAGCCGTTCCTGGCCGCCATCGGCGTCGGGGTGGTCCTCACCGTGATCACCTTCCCCCTGTACGAGCGGCTCCGGAGGAAGCTCGGGGGAAGAGACGGTGCGGCGGCGGCCCTGATGGTCCTGCTGGTCCTCCTCCTGCTGGTGGCCCCCGCCGTGGGGCTGATCGGCGCCCTGGGCCAGCAGGCGGCGGATGTCTACCGTTGGGGCGAAAAGGCGGCGAGTCAGGACAACCCGGTACAGCGCACCTTGGACTGGCTCGCCGCGTACCGGAACCACCCGGTTCTCGGCCGGGGGGTCGAGTGGATCCTCCCGCAGATCGAGGCCTTTGCCGCGAATGCGAAGCACACGGTGCCCGAGGCGATGAAGAAGGTGATCGGCACCGTCACGGGGATGCTCACCTCGGTCCTGGCGAACGTGCTGCAATTTTTCCTCAACCTGATCCTCGCGCTGGCGGCCATGGGCATATTCTACGTCCGGGGGGAGTCCCTGCTCGACGAAGTGGCCGCGCTGGTTCCGCTCCCCCGCGAGCGGAGCCGGGAGCTTTTTTCCCGCCTCGGGATGGTCACAAAAGCCGTGGTGAAAGGCGTCGGGCTGACCTGCATGGCGCAGGGCGCCCTTGCCGGACTGGGTTTCTGGGTCGCCGGGATCCCCTCCGCGCTCCTCTTCGGTGTGGTGATGGCCTTCACGGGGCTGATCCCGGTCGTGGGGACCGCGATCGTCTGGGTGCCGGCGGTGCTCTACCTGATGTTCACGGGGCAGGCCTCCTGGGGCGTGGGGTTGCTCCTCTGGTGCGTCCTGGTGGTCGGCAACATCGACAACGTGCTGCGCCCCCTGCTGATCGGCGGGAAGGCCGGCATGCCCCTGCCCCTGCTGCTCGTCGGCATCCTCGGGGGGTTGTTCGCCTACGGGCTCAAGGGGCTGATCATCGGGCCGCTGACCCTGACCGTGCTGCTGTTCGTCCTGGAGGAGTACCATCGCGAGGTTCCCGACGCGGAGGAACCGCTCCCGCCGGTCGCTCCCGGACCGCCGCCCGCACAAGGGTAG